The genomic stretch GGCAGCGCTTATCAGCGGCTGGGTTCTGGATTGCGGCGTGATCACCCCGGAACACGTACGCAACGGCGTTTTTCAGCGCTCGCTGGCTGGATGAGAGTAAAGGAATAGGAACCAAAAGCCGTGTCTGGCACAGGCAGACACGGCTTAATGCGGGGTTACGCCAGTTTCGGATAGGCATCGGCGATGGCATCGCCGGTGAAGTGGGCAATCCAACCATCCGGATTGTCGAACAGGCGAATGGCGGTGAAATGCGGCTCGGATCCCATGTCGAACCAGTGCGGAATACCGGCGGGCACCGACAGCAGGTCATTCTTTTCGCACAGGATCTGGAAAATCCGGCCGTCTACGTGCAGGCAAAACAGCCCGGCGCCTTCGACAAAGAAACGCACTTCATCTTCGCCGTGGGTGTGTTCCGACAGAAACTTGGTGCGCAGCGCCGCTTTCTGCGGGTTGTCGGCACGCATGCTGATTACATCCCAGCTCTGGTAACCTTTTTCCGCCACCAGTTTGTCAATCTCATGCTGATAGGCGGACAGCACCTCTTCGGCGGCGGGACTGGCGCTCAGTTCACGATCCGCCTGCCAGCGTTCAAAACGCACATTGATGGCGCTCAGTTGCTGTTTAATCGCCTCCGCATCGCGGCTTTGCCAGACCGGCTGACGGGCATCCGTATCGCTGAAAATGGTTAAAGCACTCATGACGGGTTCTCCTGTTAGTTGGCCTGATAGGCATTCAGATCGATCTGATCAAAACGGTTTACCTGACGATGACGACTGTCGGTATCCGCGTCGTCACGGATCAACTGGCAGGTATGCCAGCCCGCCTGTTCGGCGGCGTCCAGTTCCTGACGAATATCGGACAGGAACAGCAACGCACCGGCGGGCAACCCGATAGCGCGGGCGATGTTCTGGTACGACGCCGTCTCGCGCTTGGCGCCGACGCGGGTGTCGAAATAGTCGCTGAACAGCGGCCGCAAATCGCCGGCGTCGCTGTGACCAAACAACAGATGCTGTGCTTCCACCGAACCGGACGAGTAGACATACAGCGCGATGCCCTGCTCGCGCCAGCCGCGCAGTTGCGGCGCTACGTCGTCATAGACATGGCCGCGAAAATCGCCGTTACGGTAGCCGCTGCGCCAGATGATGCCCTGTAACAACTTCAGCGCCGGCGATTTGCGATCTTCATCCATAAACTGGTTGAGTGCGGCCAGCAGTTGCGCGGGCGAAGCGTCCGGCTGCTCCAGTTCCTGACGCAGCACCGTCAGCGCGCCCGTAATCTCCGGGTCACGGTCCGCCAGCGCTACCACATCGGCCAGCCTTGCGCGGGCGTACGGGAACAGCACGTTGTGGACAAAGCGAATATCGCTGGTGGTGCCTTCAATATCGGTGACAATCGCTTTGATCATTTAGCCTCCAGTAAACGTCGTTGCAGTTCGCACTGGAACAGGAATTCCAGCCCTTCCAGATGACGACGAGCCTCTTTAACGTCATTGCCCCAGCAATAAAGGCCGTGCCCGCGCACCAGAAAACCGTAGCGCAGCGGCGCCGCCTCATGACGGGCCGCCACCCGCTCCGCCAACGCCGGAATATCCTGATCGTTGTCGAAAATCGGGATCGCCACCTGATCCAGATGGGTACGCTGACCGCTCAGCGATTTCTGCATTTCATACCCTTGCAGCACCAGCGCGTCGCTTTTTTCCACCCGCGACAATACCGTGGCGTTGACCGAATGGGTATGCAACACCGCGCCTGTTGCCGGAGATAAGCGGTAGAGCAGCGTATGCAGCCCGGTCTCCGCCGATGGCGTACGGCCGCTCGGCACATGATTAGTGGCGATATCGACCAGCAGAAAATCGTCTTCGCGCAGGCTGCCTTTATCCTTGCCGGATTCGGTAATCAGACACTGCCGTTCATCAAGGCGAACGGACATGTTGCCGCCCGTCGCCGGGCACCAGCCTTTCTCGCCGATCCAGTGGCAGGCCGCCACCAGCGCGGCCAGTTGTGAAGTATCACTCATAAATCATCCTGTGCAGGTGAAGCTGTCATGCAATTGTCAAACCAATTAATTAGTCTGCTTATCATATTTGATTATGGCTTAGAGAATTATGGAATTTAGCCGTTTAAACGTCCAAGCGTCTTGATTGCCAAATACTAGCATCCTGTATATAGTGGCAGCAATACAGGCTTGCAGGAGTCCTTTTCAGCCATGAGCGCCGCACTGATCCCCGACAGTAAACTCCCTTCCCTCGGCACCACCATTTTTACCCAGATGAGCGCGTTGGCGCAGCAGCATCGGGCGATCAACCTGTCGCAAGGCTTCCCGGATTTTGACGGCCCGGACTACCTGAAACAGCGTCTGGCTTATCACGTCAGTCAGGGCGCCAATCAGTACGCGCCGATGACCGGCGTAGCGCCGTTGCGCCACGCGATTGCGGAAAAGACCGCGACGCTGTATGGCTGGCAGCCGGACGCCGATAGCGAGGTCACGGTCACCGCCGGCGCCACCGAGGCGTTGTTCGCCGCCATCAGCGCGCTGGTGCGGCCCGGCGACGAAGTTGTCTGCTTCGATCCCAGCTACGACAGTTACGCCCCGGCGGTGCAACTGGCCGGCGGCGTACTGAAGCGGATCGCCCTGCAGCCGCCGGCGTTTCGCGTCGACTGGGCCGCTTTCGGCGCTTTGCTGAGCGATCGCACCCGGCTGGTGATCGTCAACACGCCGCACAATCCATCCGCCACCGTCTGGCAGCAGGAGGATTTCCGCCAGCTCTGGCAGGCCATCGCCAGTCGCCACATCTATGTGCTGAGCGATGAAGTGTACGAGCACATTTGTTTCGCCGCCGACGGGCACGCCAGCGTACTGGCGCATCCGGAACTGCGCCAGCGGGCGATTGCCGTGTCCTCCTTCGGCAAAACGTATCATATGACCGGCTGGAAAGTAGGTTATTGCGTCGCGCCGGCGGCGCTCAGCGCCGAGGTGCGCAAGGTTCATCAGTACCTGACGTTTTCCGTCAATACGCCGGCGCAGTTGGCGATTGCCGATATGCTGCAACACCAGCCGCAGCACTGGCGCGAACTGCCCGACTTCTATCGCGCCAAACGCGACCGGTTCGTTAACGCGCTGGCCGCCAGCCGGCTGGATATTCTGCCCTGCGAAGGCACCTACTTCCTGCTGGCGGACTACCGCGCCATTTCCAGCCAGGATGACGTCAGTTTCTGCCGCTGGCTGACCGAGCACGTCGGCGTGGCGGCGATTCCGCTGTCCGTTTTCTGCGCAGCCCCCTTCCCTCATACGCTGATTCGGTTATGCTTTGCCAAACAGGAATCAACCCTGGATGCTGCCGCGGAGCGCTTATGTCAACTTTAAAGGTCACCCTGTTACAACAACCGCTGGTCTGGATGGACGGCCCCGCCAACCTTAGCCATTTCGACGGTCTGTTAGGCGAGATTACCGACCGCGATCTGATCGTGCTGCCGGAAATGTTCACCACCGGTTTCGCGATGGAAGCGGCCAAAAACAGTCTGGAACAGTCGGTGGTGGAAGCCTGGCTGAAACAGTGGGCGCAGCGCAGCAATGCGCTGGTGGGCGGCAGCGTGGCGGTGCAAACCGGCAAAGGCGCGGTCAACCGCTTTCTGTTGGCCGACCCGCAGGGTCGGGTGTACCAGTACGACAAGCGCCACCTGTTCCGCATGGCGGGCGAGCACGAGTATTACCAGTCCGGCCAGACGCGGGAAATCGTGGAGTGGCGCGGCTGGCGTATTCTGCCGCTGATCTGCTACGACCTGCGTTTCCCGGTGTGGTCCCGCAACCGTCAGGATTACGATCTGGCGTTGTACGTCGCCAACTGGCCGGCGCCGCGCGCGCTGCACTGGAAAACGCTGCTGGCGGCGCGGGCGATTGAAAATCAGGCTTATGTGGCAGGCTGCAACCGCGTCGGCATCGACGGCAACGGCCACAGCTATCAGGGCGACAGCCTGATTATCGACGCACAGGGCGCGATTCTGGCTTCCGCGCCGGAACATCAACCCGCGCGTCTTGACGCCGAACTGTCGCTGGAAACGCTGCAAAGCTACCGTGAAGCCTTCCCGGCCTGGCGCGACGCCGATAAGTTCGGTTTGTAATATCAAGCGCGCTCAGGCGCGCTTGATTATCGGTATCCCAACACCGTCAGCAGCAGCGCCTGCACCGCCAGCGCTACATCGTCCGTCAGCACCGACTCGTCAGGATGGTGGCTGACGCCGCCCTTGCAACGCATAAACAGCATCCCTACCGGCCAGCATTCGGCGATGGCGATGGCGTCATGGCCGGCGCCGCTAGGCAGATGCAAATTATCGCCCTGCACCTGCGTCACCGCAGCGGACAGCCGCTGTTGCAGATCGTCGTCGCAACGAGTGGCGGCGATGCGGTAATACTCTTCGGCGCTGAAAGCGCAGCCGCGCTGCATGGCGATGTCGTGCGCCAGCGTCAGCAACCGTTGCAACAACGCATCCAGCGGTTTGTCGTCCGGGCCGCGGATATCCAGCGTCAGCCTGACTTCACCGGGAATCACGTTGGCGGCGCCCGGCAGGCACTGCAAGGTGCCGAAGGTCGCCACCAGATAGGGATCGCTGTCGCGCGTCACCTGCTCGGCCTGGGTCATCCACGCCGCCGCTGCCGCCAGCGCGTCCTGCCGCTGCGACATCGGCACCGTACCGGCATGGCCGGCATGACCGATAAAGGTGCAGTTCAGCCGCCGCGCGCCGTTGATCGCCGTCACCACGCCCAGCGCCAGCCCGGCCTGTTCCAGACACGGCCCCTGCTCGATGTGCAACTCCAGATAGGCCAGAATATCCGCTGCCGGACGGGCCGCCTGTGCGATGGCGTCCGGATCCAGCCCGGCCTGCGCCAGCGCCTGCGCGACGGTAATGCCGTTGGCGTCCGGGCGCGACAGCCAGCCATCGGGCCAGGTGCCGGTCAGTCCGCGACTGCCGAGCAGCGTGACGTCAAAGCGGGTGCCCTCCTCGTCGCCAAAACCGATCACCTCCAGTGCCACCGGCAAACGAACGCCACGCTGATTCAGAAATGACACGGTTTCAATCGCCGCCAGCACCCCCAGCATACCGTCGTAACGGCCGGCGTTGCGTACGGTGTCGAGGTGCGATCCCAGCAACAGCGCCGGCGCGCCCGGCGCACAGCCTTCATAGCGGCCGCAAATATTGCCGACGCTGTCCTGCCACACACGCATGCCCGCTTCCCGCATCCACTCGCCCGCCTGCTGGTTGGCCTGCAGATGCTGGGGAGACAGATAAACCCGGGTAAGCTGGCCGGCGGTTTCACTGATGGCCGCCAGCCGATCACAGCGCGCCATCACCCGGCGGGCCGCCGTCTGCGCGTCGAGGTCCGTCATTACGCTTTCCATCAGCACCTCGCTCATGCCGGCGCCCGTGCGGCGGCGTACACATCCCAGGCGGCCTGCAACGCCGCACCCTGCGCGGAACGGAAGCCAAGGTGGTTCAACACCGCTTCCAGCGCGGTCAGCGTCTGCATCACGCAGTCTTTGCGGGCGTTGTAGCCCATGGTGCCGATGCGCCAGATCTTGCCCTGCAACGGCCCGAACGAGGTACCGATCTCAATGGCGAAATCCTCCAGCAGCAGCTTGCGCACCTGCTCGCCGTGGACCCCCTGCGGGATCACCACGCCCAGCACGTTGTTCATCTTGTTGGCGATATCGCCGTACGGCTGCAACCCCATGCCTTCGATGCCGGCCAGCAGCGCATTACCGTGCAACTGGTGGCGGGCGATACTGGCGTCCAGCCCCTCTTCCAGAATAACGCGGGCGCATTCGCGGGCGGCGAACAGCATGCTGGTGGCCTCGGTATGGTGGTTCAGCCGCTCCGGCCCCCAGTAATCCATGATCATGCCGAGGTCGAAGTAGTTGGAATAAATCATTTCGTCGTCGCCGTCCTGATGATCGACGGTGCGGATGCCCTGCTCCACACATTTGCGCTGACGAATCACCGCCTCCATACGCGGGCTGAGGGTCACCGGCGAACTGCCGGACGGCCCGCCCAGGCATTTCTGCAACCCGGCGGAGACCGCATCCAGCCCCCAGGCGTCGGTTTCCAGCGGGTTGCCGCCGAACGACGCGGTGGCATCGGTGTAAAACAGCACGTCATGACGACGGCAGATAGCGCCCAGCTCCGCCAGCGGCTGCAACATGGTGGTGGAGGTATCGCCCTGTACGGTGAGCAGCAGACGCGGTTTCACCCGTTTAATGGCGTCTTCGATCTGGTCCGGCGTGAACACCTCGCCCCACGGCGCTTCGATGGTGTGCACATCGGCGCGGCAGCGGCGGGCAATCTCGCACAGCAGATGGCCGAAGCGGCCGAACACCGGCACCAATACGCGATCGCCGGGGCGGATCGCCGAGACCAGAATCGCCTCGATACCGGCGCGGGACGTGCCGTCCACCAGCATCGTCCAGCGGTTGTCGGTGCGGAACAGCTGGCGATACAACGCCATCACCTGATTCATGTACTCGGTCATCGCCGGGTCATACTGCCCGACCAGTTGGCTGGCCATCGCGCGCAGTACGCGCGGGTCGGCATTGATCGGGCCGGGCCCCATCAGCAGGCGATGGGGCGGATTGA from Dickeya fangzhongdai encodes the following:
- a CDS encoding 1,2-dihydroxy-3-keto-5-methylthiopentene dioxygenase — encoded protein: MSALTIFSDTDARQPVWQSRDAEAIKQQLSAINVRFERWQADRELSASPAAEEVLSAYQHEIDKLVAEKGYQSWDVISMRADNPQKAALRTKFLSEHTHGEDEVRFFVEGAGLFCLHVDGRIFQILCEKNDLLSVPAGIPHWFDMGSEPHFTAIRLFDNPDGWIAHFTGDAIADAYPKLA
- the mtnC gene encoding acireductone synthase; this encodes MIKAIVTDIEGTTSDIRFVHNVLFPYARARLADVVALADRDPEITGALTVLRQELEQPDASPAQLLAALNQFMDEDRKSPALKLLQGIIWRSGYRNGDFRGHVYDDVAPQLRGWREQGIALYVYSSGSVEAQHLLFGHSDAGDLRPLFSDYFDTRVGAKRETASYQNIARAIGLPAGALLFLSDIRQELDAAEQAGWHTCQLIRDDADTDSRHRQVNRFDQIDLNAYQAN
- a CDS encoding methylthioribulose 1-phosphate dehydratase: MSDTSQLAALVAACHWIGEKGWCPATGGNMSVRLDERQCLITESGKDKGSLREDDFLLVDIATNHVPSGRTPSAETGLHTLLYRLSPATGAVLHTHSVNATVLSRVEKSDALVLQGYEMQKSLSGQRTHLDQVAIPIFDNDQDIPALAERVAARHEAAPLRYGFLVRGHGLYCWGNDVKEARRHLEGLEFLFQCELQRRLLEAK
- a CDS encoding pyridoxal phosphate-dependent aminotransferase, with the protein product MSAALIPDSKLPSLGTTIFTQMSALAQQHRAINLSQGFPDFDGPDYLKQRLAYHVSQGANQYAPMTGVAPLRHAIAEKTATLYGWQPDADSEVTVTAGATEALFAAISALVRPGDEVVCFDPSYDSYAPAVQLAGGVLKRIALQPPAFRVDWAAFGALLSDRTRLVIVNTPHNPSATVWQQEDFRQLWQAIASRHIYVLSDEVYEHICFAADGHASVLAHPELRQRAIAVSSFGKTYHMTGWKVGYCVAPAALSAEVRKVHQYLTFSVNTPAQLAIADMLQHQPQHWRELPDFYRAKRDRFVNALAASRLDILPCEGTYFLLADYRAISSQDDVSFCRWLTEHVGVAAIPLSVFCAAPFPHTLIRLCFAKQESTLDAAAERLCQL
- a CDS encoding amidohydrolase, whose protein sequence is MSTLKVTLLQQPLVWMDGPANLSHFDGLLGEITDRDLIVLPEMFTTGFAMEAAKNSLEQSVVEAWLKQWAQRSNALVGGSVAVQTGKGAVNRFLLADPQGRVYQYDKRHLFRMAGEHEYYQSGQTREIVEWRGWRILPLICYDLRFPVWSRNRQDYDLALYVANWPAPRALHWKTLLAARAIENQAYVAGCNRVGIDGNGHSYQGDSLIIDAQGAILASAPEHQPARLDAELSLETLQSYREAFPAWRDADKFGL
- the hpxK gene encoding allantoate amidohydrolase; this translates as MSEVLMESVMTDLDAQTAARRVMARCDRLAAISETAGQLTRVYLSPQHLQANQQAGEWMREAGMRVWQDSVGNICGRYEGCAPGAPALLLGSHLDTVRNAGRYDGMLGVLAAIETVSFLNQRGVRLPVALEVIGFGDEEGTRFDVTLLGSRGLTGTWPDGWLSRPDANGITVAQALAQAGLDPDAIAQAARPAADILAYLELHIEQGPCLEQAGLALGVVTAINGARRLNCTFIGHAGHAGTVPMSQRQDALAAAAAWMTQAEQVTRDSDPYLVATFGTLQCLPGAANVIPGEVRLTLDIRGPDDKPLDALLQRLLTLAHDIAMQRGCAFSAEEYYRIAATRCDDDLQQRLSAAVTQVQGDNLHLPSGAGHDAIAIAECWPVGMLFMRCKGGVSHHPDESVLTDDVALAVQALLLTVLGYR
- a CDS encoding pyridoxal-phosphate-dependent aminotransferase family protein, with amino-acid sequence MHNDLFAQINPPHRLLMGPGPINADPRVLRAMASQLVGQYDPAMTEYMNQVMALYRQLFRTDNRWTMLVDGTSRAGIEAILVSAIRPGDRVLVPVFGRFGHLLCEIARRCRADVHTIEAPWGEVFTPDQIEDAIKRVKPRLLLTVQGDTSTTMLQPLAELGAICRRHDVLFYTDATASFGGNPLETDAWGLDAVSAGLQKCLGGPSGSSPVTLSPRMEAVIRQRKCVEQGIRTVDHQDGDDEMIYSNYFDLGMIMDYWGPERLNHHTEATSMLFAARECARVILEEGLDASIARHQLHGNALLAGIEGMGLQPYGDIANKMNNVLGVVIPQGVHGEQVRKLLLEDFAIEIGTSFGPLQGKIWRIGTMGYNARKDCVMQTLTALEAVLNHLGFRSAQGAALQAAWDVYAAARAPA